A single genomic interval of Shewanella psychropiezotolerans harbors:
- a CDS encoding ABC transporter permease subunit, with translation METQVKQPDSKAHNLLMGRGSSSRAIKDKLTQIGVTIGGAMVFIALLLIFFYLLYVIKPIFDDAEVSPVSSVDLQDSVPALMVGSDEQNEIMYRVSQTGRVDFYDVSSSKLIETEQLEFPEGSQVVSSSASVPSEQRFAFGLDNGQVIIAGIEFGVTYPDNKRLITPNLRFPNGKTPMTVDEQGQSINNLAFDYSSDKMTFAYQGDDNIWRLSRQEGEENMMTEEVEWSAYNGIIDDAPVRVQQQLMTPNQRQLLLRSDNKLFVYDIRDAEAVSLSQVLELGRTGVNVTNVSLLAGASSLLVSYDSGLVQQYFQVNGKQGRQYQEIREFRNHGGIKSVASEFYRKSFVTISDNGQLSLLYTTSQRKLFSKDFNLKNPSTLGFSPRSNALVVEADNKLHMFSVSNTHPEVSWSAMWSKVWYESYPEPKYVWQSTSGSDDFEAKLSLMPLAFGTMKAAFYAMMFATPLAIAGAIYTAYFMTPKVRSIVKPTIEIMEALPTVILGFLAGLWLAPLIEDHLPGILVLLTLLPLSILTSAFIWHNLPGKAKEYLPEAYQELMLIPVILFVGWFSFAISPALEIAFFDGDSRLFITNELGITFDQRNALVVGIAMGFAVIPTIFSIAEDAVFSVPRHLSNGSLALGATTWQTLTRVVLLTASPGIFSAIMMGVGRAVGETMIVLMATGNTAIMEWSVFQGMRTLAANIAVEVPESAIGSSHYRVLFLAAFVLFIFTFIFNTIAEVVRQRLRERYSSL, from the coding sequence ATGGAAACTCAGGTAAAACAACCTGATTCTAAGGCTCATAACCTACTGATGGGGAGAGGCTCAAGCAGCAGGGCAATTAAGGATAAGTTGACTCAAATTGGGGTGACTATCGGCGGAGCTATGGTATTTATCGCTCTGTTGTTAATTTTCTTTTATCTGCTCTATGTTATCAAGCCTATCTTCGATGATGCCGAAGTGTCACCAGTATCGAGCGTGGACCTCCAGGATTCAGTTCCGGCCCTGATGGTTGGAAGCGATGAACAAAATGAGATCATGTACCGTGTCTCTCAAACTGGTCGAGTCGATTTTTATGATGTTAGCTCATCAAAATTAATTGAAACTGAACAGCTGGAATTTCCCGAGGGTAGTCAAGTTGTCAGTAGTTCAGCCTCGGTGCCAAGTGAGCAGAGGTTTGCTTTCGGACTCGATAATGGTCAGGTGATCATTGCAGGTATCGAGTTTGGTGTGACTTATCCAGACAATAAGCGACTCATCACACCTAATTTGAGATTCCCTAACGGCAAGACGCCTATGACTGTCGATGAACAGGGGCAATCGATAAACAATCTCGCATTCGATTACAGTAGCGATAAGATGACCTTTGCTTATCAGGGAGATGATAATATTTGGCGTCTGTCACGTCAGGAGGGTGAAGAGAACATGATGACCGAAGAGGTCGAATGGTCTGCTTATAACGGCATCATCGACGATGCTCCGGTACGTGTTCAGCAACAATTGATGACTCCTAATCAGCGTCAACTCCTGCTCAGATCAGACAATAAACTCTTCGTCTATGATATTCGAGATGCCGAAGCTGTCTCCCTGAGTCAAGTATTAGAGTTGGGGCGTACTGGTGTCAACGTCACAAATGTTAGCCTGCTAGCAGGGGCAAGCTCTCTGTTGGTGAGTTACGATTCAGGTTTGGTACAACAGTATTTTCAGGTGAATGGTAAGCAAGGGCGTCAGTATCAAGAGATACGCGAATTTAGAAATCATGGCGGCATTAAGAGTGTTGCCTCTGAATTTTATCGAAAGAGCTTTGTCACTATCAGCGATAATGGCCAGTTGTCGTTGCTTTATACCACGAGCCAAAGAAAACTATTTTCCAAAGATTTTAACTTAAAGAATCCCAGCACCCTGGGCTTCAGCCCACGCTCTAACGCCTTAGTGGTCGAAGCTGACAACAAGTTACATATGTTCAGTGTTTCAAATACTCACCCTGAAGTGTCATGGAGCGCCATGTGGAGCAAGGTGTGGTATGAAAGTTATCCTGAGCCAAAATATGTGTGGCAGTCGACTTCGGGATCCGATGATTTTGAAGCTAAGTTGAGCCTGATGCCATTGGCGTTTGGTACCATGAAAGCCGCTTTCTATGCCATGATGTTTGCCACTCCTTTGGCGATTGCCGGTGCCATCTATACCGCCTATTTTATGACGCCTAAAGTACGCTCCATCGTCAAGCCAACCATCGAGATCATGGAAGCCTTGCCTACGGTAATACTCGGTTTCCTTGCCGGTTTATGGCTGGCGCCCTTGATAGAGGACCACTTGCCGGGGATCTTAGTCTTACTCACTCTCTTGCCGCTCTCGATACTAACCAGTGCTTTCATCTGGCATAACTTGCCAGGTAAGGCTAAAGAGTACTTGCCTGAAGCCTATCAGGAGTTGATGTTGATTCCGGTGATTTTATTCGTCGGCTGGTTCTCTTTCGCTATCAGTCCAGCATTGGAAATCGCCTTCTTTGATGGTGATTCAAGATTATTTATCACCAATGAACTCGGTATCACCTTCGATCAGCGTAATGCGCTGGTTGTGGGTATCGCCATGGGATTTGCAGTCATACCAACTATCTTCTCGATAGCCGAAGATGCGGTGTTCTCTGTGCCTCGTCATCTTTCCAATGGCAGTTTGGCGCTGGGTGCGACCACCTGGCAGACTCTCACTCGAGTGGTATTGCTTACTGCAAGTCCGGGCATCTTCTCCGCCATCATGATGGGAGTTGGACGCGCGGTTGGTGAAACCATGATCGTACTCATGGCGACAGGTAACACGGCTATCATGGAGTGGAGTGTGTTTCAGGGCATGCGCACCCTGGCGGCGAATATTGCCGTCGAAGTACCTGAGTCGGCCATAGGCAGTTCTCACTATCGGGTACTCTTCCTGGCGGCTTTTGTACTGTTTATTTTCACCTTTATTTTCAACACTATTGCCGAAGTGGTGAGACAGCGTCTACGTGAACGCTATAGCTCACTTTAA
- a CDS encoding cupin domain-containing protein, producing the protein MLKLMFTTLVFASLSVSAATSKDLIKSTESWDGNKLPAYSLTQPEVTIKEIVIAPGEELPWHQHPVINAGILLSGELMVYTRDGKKKNLKAGDTLIELVNTSHYGKNISSEPAKIVVFYLAEQGDKVTILDHKH; encoded by the coding sequence ATGTTGAAGCTCATGTTCACCACGCTCGTGTTCGCATCATTAAGTGTGAGTGCCGCTACCTCTAAAGATCTAATCAAGTCTACTGAATCATGGGACGGCAATAAACTGCCTGCATACTCATTGACCCAACCTGAAGTGACCATTAAAGAGATAGTGATAGCGCCCGGTGAAGAATTGCCCTGGCATCAACATCCGGTAATTAATGCCGGCATACTTCTAAGTGGTGAATTGATGGTGTACACCCGCGACGGTAAAAAGAAAAACCTGAAAGCCGGAGACACGCTTATCGAACTGGTTAATACCTCTCATTATGGAAAAAACATCAGTTCAGAGCCGGCCAAAATCGTGGTGTTTTATCTGGCTGAGCAAGGGGATAAAGTGACTATTTTAGATCATAAACATTAA
- a CDS encoding glycine cleavage system protein R: MLRYLVTLQVADKKGLVEQIAHAVSRHGGNWLDSELRHIDGIFAAILLLEVPSSNWDILIESLECIEGLSLTYAKTSKQPNKLQHLSFSLVAYDRPGLVHEISNKISALGINIEHFSSRYETACHTGIALFRANFDLGMKNPEQEEQLCEALYALGDDVVLDKISR; the protein is encoded by the coding sequence ATGTTACGTTATTTAGTTACACTGCAGGTTGCAGATAAAAAAGGACTAGTTGAACAGATAGCCCACGCGGTGAGTCGCCATGGCGGTAATTGGCTGGATTCTGAACTACGTCATATCGATGGTATCTTCGCCGCCATACTCCTGTTAGAGGTGCCTTCGTCCAACTGGGACATCTTAATCGAAAGCCTGGAATGTATCGAAGGCTTGAGCCTGACCTATGCCAAGACCAGCAAACAGCCCAATAAACTACAACATCTTAGCTTCTCACTCGTCGCCTATGACAGACCCGGTCTGGTACACGAGATCTCCAACAAAATAAGCGCCCTGGGTATCAATATCGAACACTTCAGCAGTCGTTATGAGACAGCCTGCCACACTGGCATCGCCTTATTCAGAGCAAACTTCGATCTCGGCATGAAAAACCCCGAGCAAGAGGAACAACTATGTGAAGCACTTTATGCATTAGGTGATGATGTGGTACTCGATAAGATAAGCCGCTAA
- a CDS encoding DUF2797 domain-containing protein produces MLGTIKKMRATLDDNQQVQYQLPIGDDLLDMNPLIGTSVTLTHTGKICCSNCGKRTKKSYSQGHCFVCMRKLASCDMCIMKPETCHFAEGTCREPEWGEANCFVPHYVYLSNTSGLKVGITRHTQLPTRWIDQGATQGLAILKVSTRQISGLVEVELAKMIADKTNWRTMLKGNAQEIDLKAKAAELLPEVENKIHEICMAHGDYAIEKLDEEIQSIHFPVTEFPTKISSHNFDKEPVVSGILLGIKGQYLIFDTGVINLRKFTSYEISVG; encoded by the coding sequence ATGTTAGGAACCATCAAGAAGATGCGCGCCACACTGGATGATAACCAGCAGGTGCAGTATCAGTTGCCTATAGGCGATGATTTATTAGACATGAATCCGCTAATCGGCACCAGTGTCACCCTCACACATACAGGCAAAATATGTTGCAGTAACTGTGGTAAGCGCACCAAGAAGAGCTATTCTCAGGGCCATTGTTTCGTCTGTATGAGAAAGCTGGCCAGCTGCGACATGTGTATCATGAAGCCCGAAACATGTCATTTCGCCGAGGGGACATGCCGCGAGCCTGAATGGGGAGAGGCTAACTGTTTCGTGCCCCATTACGTTTACCTGTCAAATACCTCAGGACTCAAAGTTGGCATCACACGTCACACCCAACTCCCGACCCGATGGATTGATCAGGGTGCCACCCAAGGTTTAGCTATCTTGAAGGTGTCGACCAGACAGATCTCTGGACTCGTCGAAGTCGAACTAGCCAAGATGATCGCCGATAAGACCAATTGGCGCACCATGTTAAAGGGCAATGCACAAGAAATAGATCTAAAAGCGAAAGCCGCAGAATTACTGCCGGAAGTCGAAAACAAGATCCATGAAATATGCATGGCACATGGCGACTACGCCATTGAGAAGCTCGATGAAGAGATACAGAGTATCCACTTCCCCGTCACCGAGTTTCCAACCAAAATAAGTTCACATAACTTCGACAAAGAGCCTGTGGTCAGCGGCATATTGCTCGGCATAAAAGGTCAGTATTTAATCTTCGATACTGGTGTGATCAATCTACGCAAGTTCACCTCCTATGAGATTAGCGTCGGCTAA